One Archangium violaceum genomic window, CACAAGGTCCAACACCTCGGCCGGGGACAGGGCGAAGCTCGAGGCCTCGCCCGCGCCGATGCCCGCGCGCCGGTCCGAGCAGACGAGCAGCTCCAGGAAGGGAATCCACGTGGCCGCGGAGAGCCCGGCCCCGAGCGCCAGCGCGCCCACCGTCCACCGCGTGCGCCGCCAGAGGCTCACGGCCAGCCCGGCCAGCGCGAGCAGCGTCAGCTCCGGGGAGCCCGCGAGCACGCTGCACGCCACCTGCACGCCGAGCAGCGCCATCCCGCGCCGCGTGGGACGACGCGCCAGGAGCCGGCCCGAGCCCCACACCCACGGCACCCAGCTCAACCCGCACAGCATGTTGGGGTGGGCATAGTGCTCGACGGCGAGGGGACTGAGGCTCGCGGCGAGCCCGGCCAGCACGGCCGCGCGGCGGCTCGCCCCCGAGTAGCGCGCCAGCCGCCACGTCCCGAGCCCCAGCCACACCAGGTGCGCGAAGAGGAAGGGGCCCAGGACGCGCTCGGGCCGGGCCAGGAGGAAGAGGAGACTCGGCGGGTAGAGCACCTGCGTCTGCAGCTCGGCCAGGAACGGGTGGCCGGCGAGCAGGAGCGGATTCCACAGCGGCAGTTCCCCGCGCAGGAGCTGCTCCCGCAGGAAGGCGGCGTTGGGCAGGAAGAGGAAGAGGATGTCTGGAGACACCGGCTGCCGCACCAGCATGAGCCCATGGGCGACCAGCACGGCCAGCACCACGGCGGCACAGGCCAGCGATACGGCATGAGCACGGGACGGGAGGGACATCGCTCCGGGAAACGCTAGCACGGAGGGGGAACGGCCACCCAGACGGGCCGGGTCTGCCCTCCAGGCCCGAGCCACCCACCTCTCGCCCACGGACAAGGGGGTTCCTACCTTCCCCGTCGGCCGCTTCCATGGAGCTCATCCCCTACACCTTCAACCCCTGGTGGGGCTGTTCCGGGATTCCCTTCTTTTTCAAGCAATGGGGTGCGTCCTGGACCGGGCGTGACAGGTCGAGCCGTCACCCGGTGGACGCCAGTCCCACGACTTCTTCACTCCGTACCAGGCCCTCGCCTGCACTCCCGCTAGAGTCCGACCCCTATGGCGCACGCGACTGACGACAAGAACTTCCGACTTCCCCTCTCCATCCGTCCCCGGCGTTACGAGGTCACCCTGACGCTCGACATGGAAGCCAAGAGCTTCACGGGCCAGCAGACCATCGAGCTCGACCTCGAGAAGCCCTCGAATGAAATCATCCTGCACGCCATCGCGCTGCAGCTCGGCGAGGTGACGTTCCGCGCGGGCAACGGCAAGAGCGTCAAGCCCACGGAGCTGCGGCCGGTGCAGGCGAGCGAGACGGTGGTGCTGCGCTTCGACGAGCCGCTTCCGCAGGGCGCGGGAGCGCTGGACGTGGCGTGGACGGGGCGCTTCACCGAGGGCCTGCGGGGCCTGTACGCGGCGGGCAAGGTGGCGGCCACGCAGTTCGAGGCGGCGGACGCGCGGCGGCTCTTCCCGTGCTTCGACGAGCCGGCCTTCAAGGCACGCTGGGCGCTCACGGTGCGGGTGCCGCCGGGGCTGACGACGCTGGCCAACGGGGCGCTGGTGAAGGACGAGCAGGACGGCCCCCTGCGCAAGCTGACCTTCCAGGAGACGGAGGTGCTCAGCTCGTACCTGGTGGCGCTGGTGTGTGGCCCGCTGGTGGGCACGCCCGAGGAGAAGGTGCAGGGGATTCCGGTGCGCACGTGGGCGCTGCCGGAGAAGCAGCACCTGACGCGCTTCGGCCAGGACGCGGCGCTCGCGGCGCTGCCCCGGCTGCAGGACTACTTCGGGCTGCCCTACGCCTTCGGCAAGGTGGACCAGGTGGGCATCCCCGACTTCGAGGCCGGCGCCATGGAGAACGCGGGCCTCATCACCTACCGCGAAATCGCGCTGCTGTTGGACCCGGCCACGGCGCCGCTGTCGGTGCAGAAGCGGGTGGCCGAGGTGGTGACGCACGAGCTGGCGCACCAGTGGTTCGGCAACTGGGTGACGATGGTGTGGTGGGATGACCTCTGGCTGAACGAGGCCTTCGCCACGTGGATGGCGTACAAGATCGTCGACAGCTGGAAGCCGGACTGGCGGGTGTGGCTGGACTTCGACGCGGGGAAGGCGGCGGCGCTGCACCTGGACGCGCTGCGCTCCACGCACCCCATCCGCGGCGAGGTGCGCAACGCGCACGAGGCGGGCGAGAGCTTCGACCTCATCACCTATGAGAAGGGCGGCGCGGTGTTGCGGATGATCGAAGGCTTCCTCGGCGAGGAGGCCTTCCGCGAGGGCATGCGCCAGTACATGCGCAAGCACGCGCGCTCCAACGCGGTGGCGGACGACCTGTGGAGGGCGCTGGCCAATGCCTCGTCGCAGCCGGTGCTGGAGCTGGCCAACGCGTGGATCGGCCAGAGCGGCTACCCGCTGGTGTCGGTGGCTCTGGACGGGCGGACGGTGACGCTGTCGCAGCAGCGGTACTACTCGGAGCCGGGCGTGAAGAGCGGTGAGCACTGGCCGGTGCCGATGGTGCTGCGGTACGCGGACGCGGGCGGGGTGCGCGAGCAGCGGGTGCTGCTGCGCGAGGCGCAGGCGAAGGTGACGCTGGAGGGCTCGGGCGAGGTGAAGTGGCTGTGCGCGAACGCGGGCTCCACGGGCTTCTACCGGGTGCAGTACGACGCCGCGGCGCTGGAGCGGATGTCGGCGAACCTGGCGGCGCTGGCGCCCTCGGAGCGCATCTCGCTGCTGGCGGACCAGTGGGCGCTGGCGCGCAGCGGACAGGCGACGGTGGCGGCCTTCCTGGAGCTCGCGGGCCGCTTCGGAGGCGAGGAGGACGACGCCGTGCTGGACGAGCTGGTGGGCCGGCTGGCGTACGTGGAGGGCCGGCTGGTGGAGGGTGAGGAGCAGGAGCGCTTCCGCCGGTGGGTGGAGAAGCTGCTGGGGGCGGGGTTGAAGAAGCTGGGCTGGGACTCGGAGCCGGGGGAGTCGGACCGGGTGAAGCTGCGGCGAGCGGCCTTGGTGCGAGCGGTGGGCGGTGTGGCGCGCAGCCCGGAGGCGCTGGCGGAGGCGAGGCCCCGGGTGGAGCGGATGCTGAACGGGGACAAGACGGCGCTGGAGCCGAACCTGCTGGACGTGGCGGTGGGCATGGTGGCGCGAGCGGGAGACCGGGCGCTCTACGAGAAGATTCTGGAGAAGATGCCGGGGGAGCCGGATCCGGCGACGCAGCGGCGCTACCTGATGGCGCTGACGGCCTTCGAGGAGCCGGCGCTGGCGGCGGACGCGCAGAAACTGTTCTTCACGGACAAGGTGAAGATGCAGGACGTGGCGAGCTTCATGATGGGGCTGATGGGCAACCGGACGGGCCGCGACGCGTGGTGGGCGGAGACGCAGAAGCGGTGGGAGGACGTCCTGGGGAGGACGGGACGGGCGCCGATGCTGCTGCGTCGAGTGGTGGAGTCGATGGGAGCGCTGCGCGAGCGCAAGCAACTGGACGAGGCGCGCAAGCTGCTGACGACGCACCCGGTGGAGGAGGCGAAGCAGGCCACGGAGCAGACGCTGGAGAAGCTGGAGCAGGACGTGGCCCTGCGAGAGCGGGCCCTGTCCGAGGTCAGCGCCTGGCTCGAGCGCCAGCCGTGAATCGCTGAACCCCAAACTCCCTCTCCTCTGGGAGAGGGCCGGGGTGAGGGTATGGGGTTCCGAGACCCGCCCCTGAGTAGACGGCTGTAGGTCCTGGGGCTTCTCTCCCGTGCTCGCAGGACCCCGGGAGCTTACGGCAGGGATGAGGCGGAGCATGCCGCACGGAACGGCAGCCCGGTTGGCCCCGCCCATCGAGTTGGAGGCACCTCACCAGACCCGACGGCCAGACGTGACTGTCAGCCGTTTTCCGTAATCGGTAGGTTTGGGCTTCCAGCTCGGGCGGCTCGCCCGGAGAGCCATGAGAAAAACACAAGCAAAGAAGCTTCTCGACAGAGGAGTTGGTCGAGAAGATCAGAACCCTTTCCGCAGAGAGGTGGCCAGAGATCCATGCGGGCAAGCCCAAAGACGCCAATCGCATGTACGATCTTCTTGTTGCACTCGAAAGGGAGCTACGAGCGAGAGGTATCGAAGCGCAACGTCAGCTATTGAAGTTGCTCGATGATCCAGATCCGGGAACCCGGTGCTGGGTTGCTGGCTCGGTGTTGGAGTCCGAAC contains:
- a CDS encoding M1 family metallopeptidase, whose translation is MAHATDDKNFRLPLSIRPRRYEVTLTLDMEAKSFTGQQTIELDLEKPSNEIILHAIALQLGEVTFRAGNGKSVKPTELRPVQASETVVLRFDEPLPQGAGALDVAWTGRFTEGLRGLYAAGKVAATQFEAADARRLFPCFDEPAFKARWALTVRVPPGLTTLANGALVKDEQDGPLRKLTFQETEVLSSYLVALVCGPLVGTPEEKVQGIPVRTWALPEKQHLTRFGQDAALAALPRLQDYFGLPYAFGKVDQVGIPDFEAGAMENAGLITYREIALLLDPATAPLSVQKRVAEVVTHELAHQWFGNWVTMVWWDDLWLNEAFATWMAYKIVDSWKPDWRVWLDFDAGKAAALHLDALRSTHPIRGEVRNAHEAGESFDLITYEKGGAVLRMIEGFLGEEAFREGMRQYMRKHARSNAVADDLWRALANASSQPVLELANAWIGQSGYPLVSVALDGRTVTLSQQRYYSEPGVKSGEHWPVPMVLRYADAGGVREQRVLLREAQAKVTLEGSGEVKWLCANAGSTGFYRVQYDAAALERMSANLAALAPSERISLLADQWALARSGQATVAAFLELAGRFGGEEDDAVLDELVGRLAYVEGRLVEGEEQERFRRWVEKLLGAGLKKLGWDSEPGESDRVKLRRAALVRAVGGVARSPEALAEARPRVERMLNGDKTALEPNLLDVAVGMVARAGDRALYEKILEKMPGEPDPATQRRYLMALTAFEEPALAADAQKLFFTDKVKMQDVASFMMGLMGNRTGRDAWWAETQKRWEDVLGRTGRAPMLLRRVVESMGALRERKQLDEARKLLTTHPVEEAKQATEQTLEKLEQDVALRERALSEVSAWLERQP